The following proteins come from a genomic window of Bacillus sp. Marseille-P3661:
- a CDS encoding 2-hydroxyacyl-CoA dehydratase subunit D, whose product MENQTSNDLHRKKPDVIAKHQEKRLSLAAEANRYHKKWFMDMKERVAQGEPFAFVTAQVPQEIFRAMDIPYVVNQWWSSICSAKQMSSYYFGLLNEKGYRQDLCQYCSLSLASSLEPEKGPWGGLPKPTLLVTRYSCDSQAKIFELMSKQYGDIPLFLLESTVTSTIPENWWEKMPHDWDELFDSHRLDLMVEEYKGLIRFLEEHTGKTFSETKFREIMKLVNEQAAYNKKSRDLIAGTSPSPVSITDTIPAVMIPQWHRGTQWAVDNARKLYEEIKARVENGDSVIKNERLRIMWVGRALWYNMGLFQHFEKQYGAVFIWAIYLAIAADGYARYGGDPLRALASRFAGMEDLLHMPPWNSEWYLDQAKKNNVDAVVHMVTEGHMGSGGTYFIRKAFEDAGIPILELRADAVDARKWDEDSIIGRIEEFFENELGVKPQ is encoded by the coding sequence TTGGAAAACCAAACGTCAAATGACCTTCATCGGAAGAAACCAGATGTTATTGCAAAACATCAAGAGAAACGATTGAGTTTAGCTGCAGAAGCTAACCGCTACCATAAAAAATGGTTTATGGATATGAAGGAAAGAGTAGCACAAGGTGAACCATTCGCATTTGTTACAGCACAAGTTCCTCAAGAAATATTTCGAGCAATGGATATTCCGTATGTGGTAAATCAATGGTGGTCCTCAATATGTTCTGCTAAGCAGATGTCATCTTATTATTTTGGATTACTAAATGAAAAAGGGTATCGTCAAGACCTTTGTCAATATTGTTCTCTTTCCTTAGCATCTTCGTTGGAACCGGAAAAAGGACCATGGGGGGGACTGCCAAAACCAACGTTATTAGTGACGCGCTATTCATGTGATTCGCAAGCTAAAATATTTGAGTTAATGTCTAAACAATATGGAGATATACCATTATTTCTTTTAGAAAGTACAGTGACTTCTACAATTCCAGAAAATTGGTGGGAAAAAATGCCCCACGATTGGGATGAGCTTTTTGATTCGCATCGACTTGATTTAATGGTAGAAGAGTATAAAGGTCTTATTCGATTTCTAGAAGAACATACAGGCAAGACTTTTAGTGAAACAAAATTTCGAGAAATTATGAAACTTGTAAACGAACAAGCAGCTTATAACAAAAAAAGTCGTGATTTAATTGCAGGAACTTCACCTTCACCTGTTAGTATTACAGATACGATACCAGCAGTTATGATCCCGCAGTGGCATAGAGGGACTCAATGGGCTGTTGATAATGCGCGTAAACTGTATGAAGAAATCAAGGCCCGAGTTGAAAATGGTGATTCTGTTATAAAAAATGAGCGCTTGCGAATCATGTGGGTAGGACGCGCTTTATGGTACAATATGGGACTTTTTCAACATTTTGAAAAACAATATGGTGCTGTATTTATTTGGGCGATATATTTAGCTATAGCTGCTGACGGATATGCTAGGTATGGCGGAGACCCGTTGCGTGCACTAGCTAGTCGATTTGCAGGAATGGAAGATTTATTGCATATGCCACCATGGAATAGTGAATGGTATCTTGATCAAGCGAAGAAAAATAATGTAGATGCGGTTGTCCATATGGTTACAGAAGGCCACATGGGCTCGGGGGGCACATATTTCATTCGGAAAGCATTCGAAGATGCAGGGATTCCAATACTAGAATTGCGTGCCGATGCCGTAGATGCTCGCAAATGGGATGAAGATTCGATCATCGGAAGGATTGAAGAATTTTTTGAAAATGAGTTAGGAGTGAAACCGCAATGA
- a CDS encoding CaiB/BaiF CoA transferase family protein has translation MNETALDGVVVLDLTQFEAGTVCTQTLAWLGATVIKLEPPVTGEQGRWVSRDKEDEDAYGFLLLNSNKKSVTVNLKTDEGKELVKKMAEKADVFVENYGPGVIERLGLDYETLKNINPQIIYAQIKGFGKDGPYANLPAFDPIAQAVGASMSLTGEPDGLPMRPGFAASDSGAGYHCTIGILAALRQRDKTGIGQRIEIAMQDVMINFCRSAWGRQLVTGKATTRGGNGNRLGLTAPSNLYPCKPFGKNDYVYVYVSRVPSSSQWERLLKALDRLDLLSDSRYKTPESRYEHRHELDKLISEWTSQYTKYEAMEILGAHGVPAGAILDTKDITNDLYLRERGTMVEINHPVRGKVVMPGNSIRLSESNVPIKPAPLLGEHNKEIYEEMLALTSEELEYLRESGVI, from the coding sequence ATGAATGAAACAGCGCTAGATGGGGTGGTTGTACTAGATTTAACACAATTTGAAGCTGGAACAGTTTGTACACAGACACTAGCTTGGCTTGGTGCTACTGTAATTAAATTAGAACCTCCCGTTACAGGTGAACAGGGGAGGTGGGTTTCAAGGGATAAAGAGGATGAAGATGCATATGGCTTTCTTTTGCTTAATTCAAACAAAAAATCAGTGACGGTCAATCTAAAAACGGACGAAGGAAAAGAACTTGTAAAAAAAATGGCGGAAAAAGCTGATGTATTTGTCGAAAACTATGGTCCAGGCGTAATAGAACGTCTTGGATTGGATTATGAAACGTTAAAAAACATCAACCCACAAATTATTTATGCCCAGATAAAAGGGTTTGGAAAAGACGGACCGTATGCTAATTTACCTGCATTTGACCCTATAGCACAAGCCGTTGGTGCCTCGATGAGTCTAACAGGCGAACCAGATGGGCTCCCGATGCGTCCAGGATTTGCTGCATCTGATAGCGGTGCTGGTTATCATTGTACGATTGGTATTTTAGCAGCACTTCGTCAGCGGGATAAGACTGGTATTGGCCAAAGAATTGAAATAGCCATGCAAGATGTGATGATTAATTTCTGCCGCTCTGCTTGGGGGCGTCAGCTCGTTACTGGCAAAGCTACGACACGTGGGGGCAATGGTAATCGTCTGGGTTTAACTGCTCCATCTAATTTATATCCATGTAAGCCTTTTGGAAAAAATGATTATGTCTATGTTTATGTCTCCCGAGTGCCAAGTAGTTCACAATGGGAACGTTTATTAAAAGCACTCGACCGATTAGATTTATTATCGGATTCACGTTATAAAACTCCTGAATCTCGATACGAACATCGTCATGAACTTGACAAGCTTATTAGTGAATGGACGAGTCAATATACAAAATATGAAGCAATGGAAATACTAGGAGCTCATGGTGTACCAGCAGGTGCAATCCTTGATACGAAGGATATTACCAATGATCTATACCTACGAGAGCGGGGAACAATGGTAGAGATCAATCATCCCGTCCGTGGTAAGGTAGTAATGCCAGGGAATTCAATAAGATTATCAGAATCAAATGTTCCTATTAAGCCTGCACCTTTGCTAGGAGAACATAATAAAGAAATATATGAAGAAATGTTGGCGTTAACTAGTGAAGAATTGGAATATTTACGTGAGTCTGGAGTAATTTAA
- a CDS encoding tripartite tricarboxylate transporter substrate binding protein: protein MIKSRFLRIGLLFLITFLTTAILLGCTSKEVETTSEPVKETPDPGTEVKGESEWPTEPVTILVPLDPGGGVDVMARGITNYLPKHLGVPVVVENIGGGLSIPGMMEYVSNRPDDGSTLLATWQTVLSDRYINHGAKYTIDDFSYINIHQTDPVSIITPKDSPWNTLEELINDMKARPGEIPVGYLSGAASQIAAQNFMDALGLEPRYVAFDGGSEFRLAVAGGDVAVGFGHSIGDYSFEEDLKMLAIYSKESFELWPEVPLINDTLKPFGVELNANLASTRMLAVHSSFQEKYPDRWEKLLDAYQNMLNDEEYKAHLEESGEDVATRWLGPDESLKVTKEMDELVLRYSEKAK from the coding sequence ATGATAAAAAGTAGGTTCCTACGCATAGGTTTACTATTTTTAATAACGTTTTTAACAACCGCTATTCTGTTGGGATGTACATCTAAAGAAGTAGAAACTACTTCTGAACCGGTAAAAGAAACTCCAGATCCAGGTACAGAAGTTAAAGGTGAGTCAGAATGGCCTACAGAGCCTGTTACGATTCTAGTTCCATTGGATCCTGGTGGTGGTGTTGATGTAATGGCAAGAGGTATAACAAACTATCTACCAAAACATCTAGGTGTTCCGGTTGTAGTTGAGAATATAGGAGGAGGATTGAGTATTCCAGGAATGATGGAATATGTCAGTAACAGGCCTGATGATGGCAGCACACTGCTAGCTACATGGCAAACTGTTTTATCAGATCGTTATATTAATCATGGTGCTAAATACACAATTGATGATTTCTCTTATATTAATATCCATCAGACTGACCCAGTATCTATCATAACTCCTAAAGACTCGCCATGGAATACATTGGAAGAATTGATCAATGACATGAAAGCAAGACCGGGTGAAATTCCTGTGGGCTATTTGAGTGGTGCAGCCAGTCAGATTGCAGCTCAGAATTTTATGGATGCTTTAGGTTTGGAGCCACGTTATGTAGCATTTGATGGCGGATCAGAATTTAGACTAGCAGTTGCTGGTGGAGATGTTGCTGTTGGTTTCGGTCACTCAATTGGAGATTATTCGTTTGAGGAAGATTTAAAGATGTTAGCTATCTATTCCAAAGAGTCTTTCGAACTGTGGCCTGAAGTTCCATTAATAAATGACACATTAAAACCTTTTGGTGTGGAATTAAATGCAAATTTAGCATCAACGAGAATGCTGGCTGTTCATAGTAGTTTTCAGGAAAAATACCCTGACCGTTGGGAAAAGTTATTGGATGCCTATCAAAACATGCTTAATGACGAGGAATATAAAGCTCATTTAGAAGAATCGGGTGAAGATGTTGCGACAAGATGGTTAGGACCGGATGAATCTTTAAAAGTAACGAAAGAAATGGATGAATTGGTACTGCGTTATAGTGAGAAAGCAAAGTAA
- a CDS encoding tripartite tricarboxylate transporter TctB family protein, with the protein MNYFRLLKRTILPLLLYVFIFKHYLEVKAAPNPYDILLIKVMLIIASVSFVFILIEEYKLQRVKKDDSHNDKIIFSRSQLVLFTYIVLYVGALYVFGFVLSTVLFLVFSFLHLKYSNWKICILTPICFALFLHLIFVELLSLKLPSGILWAL; encoded by the coding sequence TTGAATTATTTTCGGTTACTAAAGCGAACCATTTTACCACTTTTACTGTATGTCTTTATTTTTAAACATTATCTGGAAGTTAAAGCTGCACCTAATCCATACGATATATTGTTAATAAAAGTAATGCTAATTATTGCTTCGGTTTCTTTTGTTTTTATATTAATCGAAGAATACAAACTTCAAAGAGTTAAGAAGGATGACTCTCACAATGATAAAATTATTTTTTCAAGGTCACAGCTTGTTTTATTCACCTATATAGTTTTATATGTCGGAGCTTTATATGTATTTGGCTTTGTGCTTTCAACTGTTTTATTCCTTGTTTTTTCGTTTTTACATTTGAAATATTCAAATTGGAAGATATGTATACTAACCCCCATTTGTTTTGCTCTTTTTTTACACTTGATATTTGTAGAATTATTAAGTTTAAAACTTCCATCAGGAATACTATGGGCATTGTAA
- a CDS encoding tripartite tricarboxylate transporter permease produces the protein MVDWPALFDGINMVSTWSILFLSILGVILGIVLGMIPGLSATIGIALMLPMSYHMDALSVMVLMLGIYTGGLYGGSITATLINTPGTPGSAFTALEGYPMNQQGKGLLALNVGLISSVLGGIIGIIMLFLFLELLSKVAYSLGSAELFMIAFFALAIIATISKESIGKTFFIGSVGIVLANIGVSPTGFTVGTYGQVYLLEGIPLIPALIALFAFPEVFSLIEKNYITSNTDIKQLLRKSFFKEFIAAFKIVIKHPFTVIRSALIGVFVGMIPAAGASVASLISYGEAKRASKEPELFGKGAKEGLIASESANNASEGGSLGTAICLGIPGSAATAMMLAALTLQGIMAGPKMIRDHKDFIYGIIAVEFVQMFLLLLIGLVIIFVSFRLVLIPAKIIAPCLVILCLIGAYANRFTLFDVWLVILLGIIGYFLKKFDYPIIALVLGLLLGDMLNTELIRVAQINAMDFTVFFKRPISLILFILTLLTVARSFYIDFKKGSLKS, from the coding sequence ATGGTTGATTGGCCGGCACTTTTTGATGGTATTAATATGGTTTCCACCTGGAGTATCCTATTCTTGTCGATCTTAGGTGTAATATTAGGTATTGTTCTAGGTATGATCCCAGGACTAAGTGCCACTATTGGTATAGCATTAATGTTACCTATGAGTTACCATATGGATGCCCTTTCAGTGATGGTATTAATGTTGGGAATATATACTGGCGGGCTGTATGGTGGTTCTATTACAGCTACATTAATTAATACACCTGGAACCCCAGGCTCTGCATTTACTGCACTTGAAGGCTACCCAATGAATCAACAGGGAAAAGGTCTTTTGGCTTTAAACGTAGGTTTGATATCATCCGTTCTTGGTGGAATTATAGGGATTATTATGCTGTTTTTGTTTCTAGAGTTATTATCTAAAGTTGCTTATAGTTTAGGGTCAGCAGAATTGTTCATGATCGCCTTTTTCGCATTAGCAATCATTGCGACGATTAGTAAGGAAAGCATAGGGAAGACGTTTTTTATCGGAAGTGTTGGAATAGTATTAGCAAATATTGGGGTTTCTCCAACAGGCTTTACCGTTGGGACTTATGGCCAAGTCTATTTACTTGAAGGCATCCCTTTAATTCCAGCATTAATAGCATTGTTTGCTTTTCCGGAAGTTTTTTCTCTTATCGAAAAAAATTATATAACTTCAAATACTGACATAAAGCAACTACTAAGGAAAAGTTTTTTTAAAGAGTTCATCGCTGCCTTTAAAATTGTAATCAAACATCCATTTACAGTGATCAGGTCAGCTTTAATAGGTGTATTTGTAGGGATGATTCCGGCAGCAGGAGCGTCTGTTGCTTCCTTAATTTCGTATGGTGAGGCAAAACGAGCATCAAAAGAACCGGAGTTATTTGGCAAAGGGGCGAAAGAAGGTTTGATTGCTTCTGAAAGCGCAAACAATGCCTCGGAGGGTGGATCTTTAGGTACAGCCATTTGTCTTGGAATTCCTGGTAGTGCGGCAACAGCAATGATGCTGGCTGCTCTCACGCTGCAAGGGATAATGGCAGGTCCAAAAATGATAAGAGATCATAAAGACTTTATTTATGGAATTATTGCAGTAGAATTTGTACAAATGTTTTTGTTGCTTCTTATAGGTTTAGTGATTATATTTGTCAGTTTTAGGCTTGTTTTAATTCCTGCCAAAATTATTGCACCTTGTTTAGTTATCCTTTGTTTGATCGGAGCTTATGCTAACAGGTTTACACTTTTTGATGTATGGCTAGTTATTCTTCTTGGTATTATTGGCTATTTTCTTAAAAAATTTGATTATCCTATTATAGCGCTAGTCCTAGGTTTATTGTTGGGAGATATGTTAAATACTGAATTGATTCGAGTAGCTCAAATAAATGCTATGGACTTCACAGTGTTTTTTAAGCGTCCTATTAGTTTGATCTTATTTATTTTGACTTTATTGACAGTTGCACGTTCGTTTTATATTGATTTTAAGAAAGGGAGTTTAAAATCATAG
- a CDS encoding DUF6143 family protein produces MPLFNNDRLNKAVNIPNPLYQSLQGRYFVGQTEHIRFGKGKNAWGGLVNPFKSDVNLFVNAFTITNHSDQPFEAEIWFNPIPPGKPMISKNVTPANTALSPLPKPEVKITYAEFVEGFPRKGVMAFRRIVPPQSTLASDEDGKFIFPPGGSFIIFLVSPNNEIIQAEIAFGWFEKDKRK; encoded by the coding sequence ATGCCATTGTTTAATAATGACCGATTGAATAAAGCCGTTAACATACCTAACCCCTTGTATCAATCTTTACAGGGGAGATATTTTGTAGGACAAACGGAACACATTCGTTTTGGAAAAGGAAAAAATGCGTGGGGAGGCTTAGTTAACCCGTTTAAATCTGATGTCAATTTATTTGTAAATGCGTTTACCATCACCAATCATTCCGATCAACCTTTTGAAGCTGAAATTTGGTTTAATCCCATTCCTCCTGGCAAACCAATGATTTCGAAAAATGTGACGCCTGCAAACACAGCCCTTTCACCGCTGCCGAAGCCCGAAGTAAAAATCACATATGCTGAATTTGTTGAAGGATTTCCAAGAAAAGGGGTGATGGCATTCAGGCGGATTGTCCCACCGCAAAGTACCTTAGCCAGTGATGAAGATGGGAAATTTATCTTTCCACCAGGAGGGTCATTTATAATTTTTTTAGTTTCACCAAATAATGAAATCATACAGGCAGAAATTGCGTTTGGCTGGTTTGAAAAAGATAAAAGGAAATAG
- a CDS encoding cupin domain-containing protein — protein MENDHLCNSTIFPLGHKVETDFSGDAYIHMVFSDPTPLNTSIRNVTFAPRARTNWHSHKIGQVLLITGGEGWYQEEGKTAQFIKTGDVVNIPPNIKHWHGATKDSWFVHLALTPGETEWLEPVDEEWFNSL, from the coding sequence ATGGAAAATGATCATTTATGCAATAGCACAATCTTTCCATTGGGACATAAAGTTGAAACAGACTTTAGCGGTGATGCATACATACATATGGTGTTCTCAGATCCAACTCCACTTAATACATCTATTAGAAATGTGACATTTGCTCCAAGAGCTCGCACTAACTGGCACTCCCATAAAATAGGGCAAGTTTTGTTAATTACAGGTGGTGAGGGATGGTATCAAGAAGAAGGAAAAACAGCACAATTCATCAAAACTGGTGATGTGGTGAATATTCCACCGAATATAAAACATTGGCATGGTGCAACAAAAGACAGTTGGTTTGTACATTTAGCACTCACACCTGGGGAAACAGAATGGTTAGAGCCTGTTGATGAAGAATGGTTTAATTCATTGTAA
- a CDS encoding zinc-ribbon domain-containing protein, with amino-acid sequence MALISCPECSREISDKVKSCPHCGYPLDGEQESTQKVELTSVNLKMEKRKKKKLLTLIISLLVVGLLLGVGYSVYSKQQSEKIAAEYAENVDLLLIEMVASGAQAESLLNLTAKVWVNTIYEEEDFKTDQYTKKYGYFEDDFNVSLARLFADENTKKTIESIETSQDNVADLMKKLQNPPEDYQKAYETLSELYSVYQGVTDLAINPKGTLTSFNSNRNERIDKFMELLNKIETQLPEKAK; translated from the coding sequence GTGGCATTAATTTCATGTCCTGAATGTTCTAGAGAGATTTCTGATAAGGTAAAAAGTTGTCCTCATTGTGGCTATCCATTGGATGGGGAACAGGAGAGTACTCAAAAAGTTGAACTAACATCTGTAAATTTGAAGATGGAGAAACGCAAAAAGAAGAAATTACTTACATTAATTATAAGCCTTTTAGTGGTGGGACTATTGCTTGGGGTTGGTTACTCGGTTTACAGTAAACAACAATCCGAAAAAATAGCGGCTGAATATGCCGAAAATGTTGATCTTTTATTAATTGAAATGGTAGCAAGTGGTGCACAGGCTGAGAGTTTGCTGAATTTGACAGCAAAAGTTTGGGTTAACACAATATATGAAGAAGAAGATTTTAAAACTGACCAATATACAAAAAAATATGGTTATTTTGAAGATGATTTCAATGTCTCCTTAGCACGTCTTTTTGCTGATGAGAATACAAAAAAAACAATAGAAAGTATTGAAACGTCACAAGATAATGTTGCCGATCTGATGAAGAAACTTCAAAATCCACCTGAAGACTATCAAAAAGCTTATGAAACATTAAGTGAGTTGTATAGTGTGTACCAAGGGGTTACTGATCTAGCGATTAATCCAAAGGGAACTTTAACATCTTTTAATAGCAATAGAAATGAGAGAATAGACAAGTTTATGGAGTTGCTCAATAAAATCGAAACCCAATTACCCGAAAAAGCAAAATAA
- the thrC gene encoding threonine synthase codes for MKYISTRGNVNEIGFIDTVLMGLATDGGLLVPKQIPQFSDEKLDSMSKLSYQELAYEIISQYVDGEIPENELKGLIEKSYGTFRHPEVTPVQKVKDNMYVLELFHGPTFAFKDVALQFLGNLYSYIAKKTGVTINILGATSGDTGASAIEGVRGKEGIRICILHPHGKVSKVQELQMTTVDDPTVLNLAIKGTFDDGQRMIKEIFADLDFKEKYHLRAINSINFARILAQIVYYFYAYFQVAKEKNIESLNFSVPTGNFGDIFAGYLAKRMGLPVGKLIVATNENNILERFINDGVYEPGEFRSTFSPSMDIQVASNFERYLYYLLKEDSSSVTNLMDQFKSEGKIVVNEEQLRQVQADFAAYGVQGEECLQTISKYYAETNYLLDPHTSCGVAAYEHTTDSNEVTVTLATAHPAKFNESIERCNIEQTFPEQINELFEKPQHLEVVEAENDEIIRKLEKHFSSAQ; via the coding sequence ATGAAATATATTAGTACACGCGGTAATGTAAATGAAATTGGTTTTATTGATACAGTTTTGATGGGCTTGGCAACGGATGGTGGACTATTAGTTCCAAAACAAATTCCACAATTTTCGGATGAAAAGCTGGATTCGATGTCCAAGTTATCATATCAAGAATTAGCATATGAAATTATTTCTCAATATGTAGATGGGGAAATCCCAGAGAATGAACTCAAGGGATTAATTGAGAAAAGCTATGGGACTTTCCGTCATCCTGAAGTGACACCTGTCCAAAAAGTTAAGGATAATATGTATGTTCTCGAATTGTTCCATGGACCAACTTTTGCTTTTAAAGATGTAGCGCTGCAATTTTTAGGGAATTTATATTCTTATATTGCAAAGAAGACAGGTGTTACCATTAATATCCTTGGGGCTACGTCTGGGGATACAGGTGCATCGGCTATTGAGGGTGTAAGAGGAAAAGAAGGAATTCGCATTTGTATATTGCATCCACATGGAAAAGTAAGTAAGGTACAAGAGCTGCAAATGACGACTGTGGATGATCCAACTGTTCTAAATTTAGCGATTAAAGGAACTTTTGACGATGGTCAAAGAATGATAAAAGAAATATTTGCAGATTTGGATTTTAAAGAAAAATATCATTTGCGTGCTATCAATTCGATCAACTTTGCTCGCATCCTAGCGCAAATCGTTTATTATTTCTATGCGTATTTCCAAGTGGCAAAAGAGAAAAATATAGAAAGTCTTAACTTTAGTGTGCCAACTGGGAACTTCGGGGACATTTTTGCGGGTTATTTGGCAAAGAGAATGGGTCTTCCTGTTGGTAAACTGATTGTTGCAACGAACGAAAACAATATTTTAGAACGTTTTATCAACGATGGTGTGTATGAGCCAGGTGAATTCCGTAGCACATTTAGTCCTTCTATGGATATTCAAGTTGCCAGCAATTTCGAGCGTTATCTATACTACTTGCTAAAAGAAGATTCAAGTTCAGTTACTAATTTAATGGACCAATTTAAATCCGAAGGAAAAATTGTAGTAAATGAGGAGCAGTTGCGTCAGGTACAAGCCGATTTTGCTGCATATGGCGTACAGGGTGAGGAGTGCCTGCAAACAATTAGCAAGTATTATGCCGAAACGAATTATTTACTTGATCCACATACTTCTTGTGGGGTTGCAGCATACGAACACACTACCGATTCAAATGAGGTGACTGTGACACTTGCAACTGCTCATCCAGCAAAATTTAATGAATCGATTGAACGTTGTAATATTGAGCAAACATTCCCTGAACAAATTAACGAACTGTTCGAAAAACCACAACATCTCGAAGTAGTTGAAGCTGAAAATGATGAAATTATTCGAAAGCTAGAGAAACATTTTAGTTCAGCACAATAA
- a CDS encoding adenylate cyclase: MGAGKKIDRKFIVENDYLLEHLDLVAIDLVEQRYIAVGVDEEVRIRSIEDYTTEPHKVTYYLSIKKGQGMARIKTETEIKENTYIQLFNNLISLKPIIKKRLFYDYCGHHLTIYKYFGKLEGLTIVKVEFDSEKEAEKFEIPHWFSTEITDDFSYRNQNLFLKINDIVETSEVHA; encoded by the coding sequence ATGGGAGCAGGGAAGAAGATTGATAGAAAGTTTATTGTCGAAAATGACTATCTATTAGAACACTTAGATCTAGTTGCGATTGATTTGGTAGAACAGCGCTACATAGCTGTTGGGGTTGATGAAGAGGTTAGAATTAGAAGTATTGAGGACTATACGACAGAACCTCACAAAGTTACTTATTATCTCTCAATCAAGAAAGGTCAAGGGATGGCTCGTATTAAAACAGAAACTGAAATTAAAGAAAATACCTATATCCAATTATTCAATAATTTAATAAGTTTAAAACCAATTATCAAAAAGAGATTATTCTATGATTATTGCGGTCATCATTTAACGATCTATAAATATTTCGGAAAATTAGAGGGACTAACGATTGTAAAGGTTGAATTTGATTCAGAGAAAGAAGCTGAAAAGTTTGAGATACCACACTGGTTCAGCACTGAAATTACAGATGATTTCTCTTATCGAAATCAAAACTTATTCCTTAAAATTAATGATATCGTTGAAACTAGCGAAGTACACGCTTAA
- a CDS encoding DUF1259 domain-containing protein: MNEMSSMEPSKLCQEFANILDAMPAVINGVCTATRSRTNIHPTVLRRRAESFMFVPQAFSFEQLDSQGKALCLGETVILQEEINPFISVLRSHNIFVTAVHNHWLFDDPRLMYIHFESIDEPLDFARNTKDALDVLTTKNIGGFGLGRQRVNSRAEELCEEFHRILGGDQTFEDGVCMVMRSRNEIRPRILGRPSRSFLAIPQMFAFESLTPDGRALCSGETVLLEEEFNPLASKLREHGILITAFHNHWLFDNPKLMYIHFVKIDHPVQFAKDVRESFRVLK; encoded by the coding sequence ATGAATGAAATGAGTAGTATGGAGCCAAGCAAGCTCTGTCAGGAGTTTGCTAACATTTTAGACGCAATGCCAGCTGTTATTAACGGTGTTTGTACAGCAACTCGGTCTCGGACCAATATCCACCCAACTGTTTTGAGACGCAGAGCAGAATCTTTTATGTTTGTTCCTCAGGCATTTTCATTTGAACAGTTGGACAGCCAAGGTAAAGCGTTATGCCTTGGGGAGACTGTGATTCTTCAAGAAGAAATAAATCCATTTATTTCTGTTCTAAGGTCACATAATATTTTTGTCACCGCCGTACACAATCACTGGTTATTTGATGATCCTCGTTTGATGTATATTCATTTTGAATCCATTGATGAACCACTTGATTTTGCTCGAAATACAAAGGATGCGCTTGATGTATTGACTACTAAAAATATTGGTGGTTTTGGATTAGGGAGACAGCGTGTAAATAGTAGAGCGGAAGAGTTATGTGAAGAATTTCATAGAATACTAGGTGGAGACCAAACCTTTGAAGATGGCGTTTGCATGGTGATGAGATCACGGAACGAAATAAGACCTCGGATTTTGGGAAGACCAAGTCGATCCTTCCTCGCTATTCCACAAATGTTTGCGTTTGAATCATTAACACCGGATGGCAGGGCACTGTGTAGTGGAGAAACAGTTCTTCTAGAGGAAGAATTTAATCCCTTAGCTAGTAAACTACGCGAGCATGGAATACTTATTACAGCTTTCCATAATCATTGGCTTTTTGACAATCCAAAATTGATGTACATTCACTTTGTGAAGATTGACCATCCAGTTCAGTTTGCGAAGGATGTGAGGGAATCTTTCAGAGTACTAAAATGA
- a CDS encoding DUF7010 family protein, whose product MMKTLETLRTEIVFEAKKGYPILLSGSCVFFIFILLPFIFPMATVQLVWIFGLTAIFPLGLLISKFLGVNILSSGNPLGTLGGIVAFAQAFFIPVFIVVYIHIPAYLPFTIGLLGGSHFLPYMWIYKSNAYLVVTLGVCLSSFFLGGWFVNQAFILVPLAIFLVYGIGVLLIIKELRVESSRSDSK is encoded by the coding sequence ATGATGAAAACATTAGAAACTTTGCGAACTGAAATCGTATTTGAAGCTAAAAAAGGATATCCTATTTTACTATCGGGTTCCTGTGTGTTTTTTATATTTATATTACTTCCATTTATATTTCCAATGGCAACCGTCCAATTAGTGTGGATTTTTGGTCTAACGGCAATTTTTCCATTAGGATTATTAATCAGTAAGTTTCTCGGTGTAAATATCCTATCTTCTGGTAATCCGTTAGGTACATTAGGAGGAATCGTTGCTTTTGCACAAGCTTTTTTTATTCCAGTCTTTATCGTCGTTTATATACATATACCAGCCTACCTGCCTTTCACGATAGGATTGCTTGGAGGATCGCACTTTCTGCCTTATATGTGGATTTATAAAAGCAACGCTTATTTAGTTGTTACTTTAGGTGTCTGTTTATCTTCTTTTTTCCTTGGAGGATGGTTTGTTAACCAAGCATTTATACTTGTTCCTTTAGCAATTTTTCTTGTTTATGGGATTGGTGTACTTCTAATTATAAAAGAACTGAGAGTAGAGAGTAGTAGGTCGGACTCCAAATAA